A region from the Halomarina litorea genome encodes:
- a CDS encoding PHP domain-containing protein — MYDYHVHSNYSDGSFLYWMLSAAEDAGLDGVGFADHCNVSAREAQQREKFLFGFTLDATYDRRRAGIEAVRDRFDLRVYDAVEMDYVAGEEDRIADFLDEAGFDYAIGSVHSLDDRNVQTNGPFRDLSPDDRRAVVDDYYETLAGMVESELFAVAAHPDLLERNEHLRGLATEDHYDRVARAFADSRTVPEVNAGRVLSEYGEFHPAPAFFEAFREYDVGFTLGTDSHRPDEIAPRTEELDRFCSETGLEPVELDVPT, encoded by the coding sequence ATGTACGACTACCACGTCCACTCCAACTACTCGGACGGGTCGTTCCTCTACTGGATGCTCTCGGCCGCCGAGGACGCCGGACTGGACGGCGTGGGCTTCGCGGACCACTGCAACGTCTCGGCCCGCGAGGCACAACAGCGCGAGAAGTTCCTCTTCGGGTTCACCCTCGATGCGACCTACGACCGCAGGCGGGCGGGTATCGAGGCGGTCCGCGACCGCTTCGACCTCCGGGTGTACGACGCCGTCGAGATGGACTACGTCGCGGGCGAGGAGGACCGTATCGCGGACTTCCTCGACGAGGCGGGCTTCGACTACGCCATCGGGAGCGTCCACTCCCTCGACGACCGGAACGTCCAGACCAACGGGCCGTTCCGCGACCTCTCGCCCGACGACCGGCGGGCGGTGGTCGACGATTACTACGAAACGCTGGCAGGGATGGTCGAGTCCGAACTGTTCGCCGTCGCGGCCCACCCCGACCTGCTCGAACGAAACGAACACCTCCGGGGGCTGGCCACCGAGGACCACTACGACCGGGTCGCGCGGGCGTTCGCCGACTCGCGAACCGTCCCCGAGGTCAACGCCGGGCGCGTCCTCTCGGAGTACGGCGAGTTCCACCCCGCACCCGCCTTCTTCGAGGCCTTCCGCGAGTACGACGTGGGCTTCACGCTCGGGACGGACTCCCACCGGCCCGACGAAATCGCCCCCCGTACCGAGGAACTCGACCGCTTCTGTTCGGAGACGGGCCTCGAACCCGTCGAACTCGACGTCCCGACGTGA
- a CDS encoding histidine kinase, translating into MSTETTTATTRETAENGLLVGGIAGLVGTIAFGALQMVMGMEGVIAGAIPALYTLGPSLTLGWVIHLFHGAVLGVSFAALVSATGLRRYADSTLAMLGLGAVYGVVTTIALAWLLMPVWLQAVGFPMAPPFPNVGMASLVGHLVYGVVLAAAYVVLRPRL; encoded by the coding sequence ATGTCGACGGAAACCACGACGGCGACGACGCGTGAAACGGCCGAGAACGGACTGCTCGTCGGGGGCATCGCCGGCCTCGTCGGGACCATCGCCTTCGGTGCGCTGCAGATGGTGATGGGCATGGAGGGCGTCATCGCGGGGGCGATACCCGCGCTGTACACCCTCGGCCCCTCGCTGACGCTCGGGTGGGTCATCCACCTGTTCCACGGGGCGGTCCTCGGCGTCTCCTTCGCGGCCCTCGTCTCCGCGACGGGCCTCCGCCGGTACGCCGACAGCACCCTGGCGATGCTCGGACTCGGGGCGGTCTACGGCGTCGTGACGACCATCGCGCTGGCGTGGCTCCTCATGCCCGTCTGGTTGCAGGCGGTCGGCTTCCCGATGGCCCCGCCGTTCCCCAACGTCGGGATGGCGAGTCTGGTCGGCCACCTCGTCTACGGCGTCGTCCTCGCGGCGGCGTACGTCGTCCTGCGGCCCCGGCTCTGA
- a CDS encoding archaemetzincin family Zn-dependent metalloprotease, whose translation MHVDIVPVGDVPAVVKREASAGLRAVYDCDVTIHATEPIPDGAYDSSRDQYRAEEFIELASRIGDGSKNIAITPNDLFYRRRNYVFGLAYLDGNGSVISTYRLQTSSDGGIASKPASEVFADRVRKEVVHEIGHTLGLEHCDNKRCVMNFSPTVREVDVKEQNLCGSCSRLVH comes from the coding sequence ATGCACGTTGACATCGTGCCGGTCGGCGACGTCCCTGCCGTCGTCAAGCGGGAAGCCTCGGCCGGATTACGCGCGGTCTACGACTGCGATGTCACTATCCACGCCACGGAGCCGATTCCCGATGGCGCGTACGACAGTAGCCGCGACCAGTACCGCGCCGAGGAGTTCATCGAACTCGCGAGTCGCATCGGCGACGGGAGCAAGAACATCGCCATCACGCCCAACGACCTCTTCTACCGCCGCCGAAACTACGTCTTCGGCCTCGCCTACCTCGACGGCAACGGGTCGGTCATCTCCACCTATCGCCTCCAGACCTCCTCCGACGGCGGCATCGCCTCGAAGCCCGCGAGCGAGGTGTTCGCCGACCGCGTGCGCAAGGAAGTCGTCCACGAGATCGGCCACACGCTCGGCCTGGAACACTGCGACAACAAGCGCTGCGTGATGAACTTCTCGCCGACCGTCCGCGAGGTCGACGTCAAAGAGCAGAACCTCTGTGGCTCCTGTTCGCGGCTCGTCCATTAG
- a CDS encoding UPF0146 family protein: MADGDTDVNPATREALVSRLARHDRLVEVGVGNRPDVARALAAGGAEVTATDVHDRPVPDGVRFVRDDVTAPDDSVYADADALYALNLPPDLHGPTWALARRHDAAFLFTTLGGDPAAVRADPETLPGETLFTARPAPGDRVGGRS, translated from the coding sequence GTGGCCGACGGCGATACCGACGTGAATCCGGCGACCCGCGAGGCCCTCGTCTCCCGCCTCGCCCGGCACGACCGACTCGTCGAGGTGGGCGTGGGCAACCGCCCGGACGTCGCACGCGCCCTCGCGGCCGGCGGGGCCGAGGTGACCGCCACGGACGTCCACGACCGGCCGGTTCCCGATGGGGTCCGGTTCGTCCGCGACGACGTGACCGCCCCCGACGACTCGGTGTACGCCGACGCGGACGCCCTCTACGCGCTCAACCTCCCGCCCGACCTCCACGGCCCGACGTGGGCGCTCGCCCGCCGCCACGACGCCGCCTTCCTGTTCACCACACTGGGCGGCGACCCGGCGGCGGTCCGCGCCGACCCGGAGACGCTCCCCGGCGAGACGCTGTTCACCGCACGACCGGCACCCGGCGACCGAGTGGGGGGTCGCTCGTGA
- a CDS encoding TIGR01548 family HAD-type hydrolase, protein MTDGPDAESGADATLAVDAVVLDIDGVLVNVEHSYRRAVVESLDRVYGETIDADGVQAFKEAGGFNDDWDLTHAAALFLLARREGLDRDVQSFTDAVSASGGGLDGAHAVVADALDPDERERVLAAWDPERLTDTFQQLYLGSERYRELEGGEPTLDEPGFIEDETVLVDRATLATLTERYRVGIVTGRPAAEAAIALERVGLEVPEDHRFTMDSDLPGKPDPDALVELAERLGATRLAFAGDTLDDVRCAVNAGEADPERTYYGVGVLTGGLSGEEGRRKFADAGADAVVETVDDLPDRLG, encoded by the coding sequence GTGACCGACGGTCCGGACGCCGAGTCCGGTGCGGACGCGACACTCGCCGTCGACGCCGTCGTCCTCGACATCGACGGCGTCCTCGTGAACGTCGAGCACTCCTACCGGCGGGCGGTCGTGGAGTCCCTCGACCGCGTCTACGGCGAGACCATCGACGCCGACGGCGTGCAGGCGTTCAAGGAGGCCGGCGGCTTCAACGACGACTGGGACCTCACCCACGCCGCGGCACTGTTCCTCCTCGCCCGCCGCGAGGGCCTCGACAGGGACGTCCAGTCGTTCACCGACGCCGTCTCGGCCAGCGGCGGCGGCCTCGACGGCGCACACGCCGTCGTCGCGGACGCCCTCGACCCGGACGAGCGCGAACGCGTCCTCGCCGCGTGGGACCCCGAGCGTCTCACCGACACGTTCCAGCAACTGTACCTCGGGAGCGAGCGCTACCGGGAACTGGAGGGCGGCGAACCCACCCTCGACGAACCGGGGTTCATCGAGGACGAGACGGTGCTCGTCGACCGGGCGACCCTCGCCACGTTGACCGAGCGCTACCGCGTCGGCATCGTCACGGGGCGGCCGGCCGCCGAGGCCGCCATCGCCCTCGAACGCGTCGGACTGGAGGTGCCCGAGGACCACCGCTTCACGATGGACAGCGACCTGCCGGGGAAGCCGGACCCCGACGCGCTGGTCGAACTCGCCGAGCGCCTCGGCGCGACCCGCCTCGCCTTCGCGGGCGACACGCTGGACGACGTGCGCTGTGCGGTCAACGCGGGCGAGGCCGACCCCGAGCGGACCTACTACGGCGTCGGCGTGCTGACCGGCGGGCTCTCCGGCGAGGAGGGTCGCCGCAAGTTCGCGGACGCGGGTGCGGACGCCGTCGTGGAGACGGTCGACGACCTACCCGACCGCCTCGGATGA
- the npdG gene encoding NADPH-dependent F420 reductase produces the protein MRIALCGGTGDIGEALALRWAYHTDHEVLVGSRDPDRAREKAEEYETELDSRGVEATVKGFANEMAADRADVVVLAVPAYHLVDTVEAVAESLDEGNVLVTPAVGMKRDDDGFHYNAPGAGSVAALAAEAAPDDVSVVGAFHNLAAGRLANLDADVDWDTLVFGDDPDAKDIVSMLAEEIDGLRALDVGGLANASEVEALTPLLINVAMNNEGMHDLGVKFH, from the coding sequence ATGCGAATCGCACTCTGCGGCGGGACCGGCGACATCGGCGAGGCACTCGCGCTCCGGTGGGCGTACCATACCGACCACGAGGTGCTCGTCGGGTCGCGCGACCCCGACCGCGCCCGTGAGAAGGCCGAGGAGTACGAGACGGAACTCGACAGCCGCGGCGTCGAGGCGACGGTCAAGGGCTTCGCCAACGAGATGGCCGCCGACCGCGCGGATGTCGTCGTCCTCGCCGTCCCGGCCTACCACCTCGTCGACACCGTCGAGGCCGTCGCGGAGAGCCTCGACGAGGGGAACGTCCTCGTCACGCCCGCCGTCGGCATGAAACGCGACGACGACGGCTTCCACTACAACGCCCCCGGCGCGGGGAGCGTCGCCGCCCTCGCCGCCGAGGCCGCACCCGACGACGTCTCCGTCGTCGGCGCGTTCCACAACCTCGCTGCTGGCCGCCTCGCCAACCTCGACGCCGACGTCGACTGGGACACCCTCGTCTTCGGCGACGACCCCGACGCGAAGGACATCGTCTCGATGCTCGCCGAGGAGATCGACGGCCTCCGCGCCCTCGACGTCGGCGGCCTCGCCAACGCCAGCGAGGTGGAGGCGCTGACGCCACTGCTCATCAACGTTGCCATGAACAACGAGGGGATGCACGATCTGGGCGTGAAGTTCCACTAG